Proteins from a genomic interval of Rosa chinensis cultivar Old Blush chromosome 2, RchiOBHm-V2, whole genome shotgun sequence:
- the LOC112185935 gene encoding uncharacterized protein LOC112185935, producing the protein MNSQSNGRSQRPKGKRVKLAIQIVSVLAVCLWLLYQAKQSRDKDYSGSVQNEVIEKHGSGILGRKANAGGSILVGESLNDEDRGGGVDVLDGNVEEKHKVNDDGDLGRPEGKESEKKVELIYKELNNTDDNSDIELKANSEAVGLDENSLQEGNSQVGYEDKQVTMSDQDGEKDAKNTSHHEVGEDEEQISHVNRDEQGHERDTQKESETKDLSSDNEFLVQPTERKNDSLQDHNSMVNGVRGFDDENGVPVDGNDIIESRATESSGDGEISSHEEMYSTSNSESTQSEEVVVRGDNADFEARSKISVQDSGSKAETNSEASVQVDTSRINNVTGTIQGGTSVSDL; encoded by the coding sequence ATGAATTCTCAGTCTAATGGCCGCAGCCAGAGACCCAAAGGGAAGAGGGTAAAGCTGGCCATTCAGATTGTGTCGGTTTTGGCTGTTTGCTTGTGGTTGTTATACCAAGCAAAGCAGTCTCGTGATAAGGACTACAGTGGAAGTGTACAGAACGAGGTTATTGAAAAACATGGTTCTGGTATTTTGGGGCGTAAAGCGAATGCAGGTGGTTCAATTCTTGTGGGAGAAAGCCTAAACGATGAAGATCGGGGTGGTGGAGTTGATGTATTGGATGGAAATGTTGAAGAGAAGCACAAAGTAAATGATGATGGAGATCTTGGGAGACCTGAAGggaaagaaagtgaaaagaaaGTGGAATTGATATACAAAGAACTGAACAATACTGACGATAATTCTGATATTGAACTCAAAGCTAATAGTGAGGCAGTGGGACTGGACGAGAATTCATTGCAAGAAGGAAACTCCCAAGTAGGGTATGAAGATAAACAGGTGACAATGTCTGATCAGGACGGTGAGAAAGATGCGAAGAATACTAGTCACCATGAAGTTGGAGAGGATGAGGAGCAAATATCACATGTTAATCGTGATGAGCAAGGACATGAAAGGGACACACAGAAAGAGTCAGAGACAAAGGACCTCAGTTCTGACAACGAGTTTCTAGTTCAACCTACCGAAAGGAAGAATGATTCTCTTCAGGATCACAATTCAATGGTAAATGGTGTCCGTGGCTTTGATGATGAGAATGGTGTTCCTGTGGACGGTAACGATATCATAGAATCAAGAGCGACTGAATCAAGTGGTGATGGTGAAATTAGTTCACATGAAGAAATGTATTCAACTTCAAACAGTGAAAGCACTCAAAGTGAAGAAGTTGTTGTTAGAGGAGATAATGCTGATTTTGAAGCCAGAAGCAAAATCTCGGTACAAGATTCAGGTTCTAAGGCAGAAACAAACTCTGAAGCTAGTGTTCAGGTAGATACCTCAAGGATCAATAATGTGACTGGAACTATACAGGGAGGCACTTCAGTTTCAGATCTCTAA